Proteins from a genomic interval of Stenotrophomonas sp. WZN-1:
- a CDS encoding Maf family nucleotide pyrophosphatase: protein MLYLASRSPRRNQLLARLGRPFQALDLEVVEQRAATESAEQYVCRVAADKARAGLAQVLADDPQARVLGSDTEVVLDGEVFGKPSDAADARAMLARLAGRTHQVMTAVVVVDATGLDSELVISEVTFAPIDAADIAAYVVTGEPLDKAGAYAIQGGAERWIEHLSGSYSGVMGLPLLHTDRLLARCGVPAPTADAAREAADV, encoded by the coding sequence ATGCTCTATCTTGCTTCCCGCTCCCCCCGACGCAACCAGCTGCTGGCCCGACTCGGACGCCCCTTCCAGGCCCTTGACCTGGAGGTCGTCGAGCAGCGCGCGGCGACTGAAAGTGCCGAGCAGTACGTGTGCCGGGTCGCCGCCGACAAGGCGCGCGCCGGCCTGGCCCAGGTGCTGGCCGACGACCCGCAGGCGCGCGTGCTCGGTTCGGACACCGAGGTGGTGCTGGACGGCGAGGTCTTCGGCAAGCCGTCCGATGCCGCCGATGCGCGGGCAATGCTGGCGCGACTGGCCGGGCGCACCCACCAGGTGATGACCGCGGTGGTGGTGGTTGATGCCACCGGCCTGGACAGCGAGCTGGTCATATCCGAGGTGACCTTCGCCCCGATCGACGCCGCCGACATCGCTGCCTATGTCGTTACCGGCGAGCCGCTGGACAAGGCCGGTGCCTACGCCATCCAGGGCGGGGCCGAACGCTGGATCGAACACCTTTCCGGCAGCTACTCCGGCGTCATGGGGCTGCCGCTGCTGCATACCGATCGTCTGCTGGCGCGCTGTGGCGTGCCGGCCCCCACTGCCGATGCCGCCAGGGAGGCTGCCGATGTCTGA
- the rng gene encoding ribonuclease G, with protein MSEEILVNVTPRETRVAVIENGMLQELHIERGWRRGVVGNIYKGKVQRVMPGMQAAFVEVGLERAAFLHANDVVRPAPVASADTENTTLPPPASVPIVELLRDGQDIVVQVVKDPIGTKGARLTTQISIPSRYMVLLPQSKVVGVSARIEDETERARLKALVTELSAQHGGYGYIVRTNAEGQPAEAIAEDIAYLSRVWNVVERRGREAPSCSIIYEDLSLPLRSVRDLIRKDVDKVKVDSKETFGQLQAFVAKYMPVLAEKLELYSGDRPIFDMFGVEDEIGRALDKQVPLKSGGYLVIDQTEAMTTIDVNTGSFLGQRNLEETVFRTNLEAAQAVARQLRLRNLGGIIIIDFIDMDDAEHRRQVLRTLEKALARDHAKTTVYDFSPLGLVEMTRKRTVESLERQLSETCPQCSGRGSIKTTETVTYEIFREITRAVRQFDAARLLVIASTKVVARITDEESSAVAELEEFLGKSIRFQADEQYLQEQFDVVLL; from the coding sequence ATGTCTGAGGAAATCCTGGTCAATGTGACCCCGCGCGAGACCCGGGTCGCGGTGATCGAAAATGGCATGCTGCAGGAACTGCACATCGAGCGCGGTTGGCGCCGGGGCGTGGTCGGCAACATCTACAAGGGCAAGGTGCAGCGGGTCATGCCCGGCATGCAGGCCGCTTTCGTCGAAGTCGGCCTGGAGCGCGCCGCGTTCCTGCACGCCAACGACGTGGTGCGTCCGGCACCGGTGGCCAGCGCCGACACCGAGAACACCACCCTGCCGCCGCCGGCCAGCGTGCCGATCGTCGAGCTGCTGCGTGATGGCCAGGACATCGTGGTGCAGGTGGTGAAGGACCCGATCGGCACCAAGGGCGCACGCCTGACCACGCAGATCAGCATTCCCTCGCGCTACATGGTGCTGCTGCCGCAGTCCAAGGTGGTGGGCGTGTCGGCGCGCATCGAGGACGAAACCGAGCGCGCCCGCCTGAAGGCGCTGGTGACCGAACTGTCGGCACAGCACGGTGGCTACGGTTACATCGTGCGCACCAACGCCGAAGGCCAGCCGGCCGAGGCCATCGCCGAGGACATCGCCTACCTGTCGCGCGTATGGAACGTGGTCGAGCGCCGCGGCCGCGAAGCGCCGTCGTGCAGCATCATCTATGAAGACCTGAGCCTGCCGCTGCGGTCGGTGCGCGACCTGATCCGCAAGGACGTGGACAAGGTCAAGGTGGACTCGAAGGAGACCTTCGGCCAATTGCAGGCCTTCGTCGCCAAGTACATGCCGGTGCTGGCCGAGAAGCTGGAGCTGTATTCCGGCGACCGCCCGATCTTCGACATGTTCGGCGTGGAGGACGAGATCGGCCGCGCACTGGACAAGCAGGTACCGCTCAAATCCGGTGGCTACCTGGTGATCGACCAGACCGAGGCGATGACCACCATCGACGTCAACACCGGTTCGTTCCTCGGCCAGCGCAACCTGGAAGAAACGGTGTTCCGCACCAACCTGGAAGCGGCGCAGGCGGTGGCGCGGCAGCTGCGGCTGCGCAACCTGGGCGGCATCATCATCATCGACTTCATCGACATGGATGATGCAGAGCATCGCCGCCAGGTGCTGCGCACGCTGGAAAAGGCGCTGGCCCGCGACCATGCCAAGACCACGGTCTATGATTTCTCGCCGCTGGGCCTGGTGGAGATGACCCGCAAGCGCACGGTGGAAAGCCTGGAGCGCCAGCTGTCGGAGACCTGCCCGCAGTGCAGCGGCCGCGGCAGCATCAAGACCACCGAGACGGTGACCTACGAGATCTTCCGCGAGATCACCCGTGCCGTGCGCCAGTTCGATGCCGCGCGGCTGCTGGTGATCGCGTCGACCAAGGTGGTGGCGCGCATCACCGATGAGGAATCCTCGGCGGTGGCCGAGCTGGAAGAGTTCCTCGGCAAGAGCATCCGCTTCCAGGCGGACGAGCAGTACCTGCAGGAGCAATTCGATGTTGTTCTGCTCTGA
- a CDS encoding SIMPL domain-containing protein, with protein MRLTATPLLLALSLALGTSMTAHAAPSSPSIAAAAEGTLLNISANAEATRVPDVATLSAGVVTQAADGNSAMRQNAQQMDKVLAAIKAAGIAERDVQTSGVSLNPQYRYADNEAPKITGYQASNTVSLKVRDIAKLGKVLDALAAQGANQINGPSFEIDQPEPVYDEARLAALKKAQARAQTYAKSLGLQVRRIVSISENSNGGFRPMQMMRTMSAGAAMDKATPVAPGESTVSVNLDVVFELGR; from the coding sequence ATGCGCCTGACCGCCACCCCGCTGCTGCTTGCCCTGTCCCTTGCCCTTGGAACCTCGATGACCGCCCATGCCGCTCCGTCGTCGCCGTCGATCGCCGCCGCGGCCGAAGGCACCCTGCTGAACATTTCGGCCAACGCCGAGGCGACCCGCGTGCCGGACGTCGCCACCCTGTCGGCCGGCGTGGTCACCCAGGCCGCCGACGGCAACAGCGCCATGCGCCAGAACGCCCAGCAGATGGACAAGGTGCTGGCCGCGATCAAGGCCGCCGGCATCGCCGAGCGCGACGTGCAGACCAGCGGCGTCAGCCTCAACCCGCAGTACCGCTATGCCGACAATGAAGCACCGAAGATCACCGGCTACCAGGCCAGCAATACGGTCAGCCTGAAGGTCCGCGACATCGCCAAGCTCGGCAAGGTGCTCGACGCGCTGGCCGCACAGGGTGCCAACCAGATCAATGGCCCCAGCTTCGAGATCGACCAGCCGGAACCGGTCTATGACGAAGCCCGCCTGGCTGCCCTGAAGAAAGCCCAGGCCCGTGCCCAGACCTATGCCAAGTCGTTGGGCCTGCAGGTGCGCCGCATCGTCAGCATCTCCGAGAACAGCAACGGCGGTTTCCGCCCGATGCAGATGATGCGCACCATGTCGGCCGGTGCGGCGATGGACAAGGCCACCCCGGTCGCACCGGGTGAATCGACCGTCTCGGTCAACCTGGACGTGGTGTTCGAACTGGGCCGCTGA
- a CDS encoding YhdP family protein yields MSAPPRLRLRRIRRHFIAACAVGLVGLALLVGTLSQLLPLAERHPDRIAAWLSERAGQPVRFDQLQTAWTRRGPLLQLKGLRIGAGQGLAIGEAEVLVSMYSGLLPGRSLTELRLRGLALDLQQGEDGRWTVRGLPQSDNGGDPLDALRRLGELQVIGGRLGVRAPALGIDTTLPRIDLRMRVNGDRLRVGVRAWAQAEALPLTAVLDVDRMRGNGQAWLGADPVDFHAWSPLLAAGGVRLREGKGELNLWLTLRDFAPVALTTDSDLRDVRIDGAPMPGVAVPQLQLQRLHARLRWQRQADGWALQVPRLRLKTEEGEQQLDGLQLQLGKQLRVRSGEVQAGTALRALALSDRLDPGLRRWLFLSRPQLDVRELQLAGERDGPLWAQGELQSLGFASVGNSPGLRGLGGRFEGDADGFSLQLQPQRQLQFDWPTGFGVRHDLHLAGQVVGWRDEGGGWRIGTPAMRVEGTDYAADVRGGVWFQGDGTRPWLQLAAKLDDVPMTAAKRFWIHSKMSKGATDWLDMALAGGQVRNGIGLVSGDLDDWPFDNNDGRFEATGHITKGDIRFQHDWPLMSQVDADIAFIGPGFDMHGRGDLAGVAVQTFEAGIQDFGQQPLYVRADAQSDAGRLLAMLRQSPLHKDYGDTLDNLTAAGPAHVTFDLLQPLHHDEGGGHLQGTVDLAGVKLVDKRFQLAFDNMHGQARYSNGGFDAEALSVRHLGQDGRLSLRAGGYVHDSTRAFESQLTAHLDAGVLIDRAPEMAWLKPYITGTSPWTIAVNLPRAAPGAPAPPSELRLSSDLVGTRLDLPAPLDKPAAEPLATTVAAQLPMGAGRIDVAFGQRLALAARSHNNQTGVQVTLGSDHVDREPPPSGLTVNGRSPTLDALEWISLARGGSDDDAMPLRAVDVQVGQLKLIGGVFEQTRLQLRPGAQALDVRLDGPSLAGRLTVPNADGGTISGQLDRVHWQSLPAAPGAPATPARVQAGANDMDPAKLPPFALDIADLKFGKVVLGQAVLRTRPLANGLNVDELRFRAPDQEIDISGRWLGRTGGARTELTAQVRSEDLGGLMQNLDYGGQLRGGSGQAQLQASWSGGPSDFQLGNLQGSLDLHARNGQLLELDPGAGRVLGLLSVAQLPRRLMFDFRDFFSKGFAFNQIDGSMQFGQGMARTDKVLIEGPAANITIRGQADLRNQQFDQTIDVNPRAGNLLTVVGAVAGGPVGAALGAATNAVLSKPLGEIGARTYKVTGPWKEPKVEVIERSRDKTPSPPEPAPAPAIPPTVTDLPRSR; encoded by the coding sequence ATGAGCGCGCCGCCGCGCCTGCGACTGCGAAGGATCCGCCGTCATTTCATTGCCGCCTGCGCGGTGGGCCTGGTCGGGCTTGCACTGCTGGTGGGCACGCTCAGCCAGCTGCTGCCGCTGGCCGAGCGACATCCCGACAGGATTGCCGCCTGGCTGAGTGAGCGTGCTGGCCAACCGGTGCGTTTCGACCAGCTGCAGACGGCCTGGACCCGTCGTGGCCCGCTGCTGCAGCTGAAGGGCCTGCGCATCGGTGCCGGCCAGGGCCTGGCGATCGGCGAGGCCGAGGTGCTGGTCTCGATGTACAGCGGGCTGCTGCCCGGGCGCTCGCTGACCGAGCTGCGCCTGCGTGGCCTGGCGCTGGACCTGCAGCAGGGCGAGGACGGACGCTGGACGGTGCGGGGGCTGCCGCAGTCCGACAACGGCGGCGATCCGCTGGATGCATTGCGCCGGTTGGGAGAACTGCAGGTGATCGGGGGCCGCCTGGGCGTGCGCGCGCCGGCACTGGGCATCGACACCACGCTGCCGCGCATTGACCTGCGCATGCGGGTCAATGGCGATCGCCTGCGCGTGGGTGTACGCGCCTGGGCGCAGGCCGAAGCGCTGCCGCTGACCGCGGTACTGGACGTGGACCGCATGCGCGGCAACGGCCAGGCCTGGCTGGGCGCCGACCCGGTCGATTTCCACGCCTGGTCGCCCTTGCTGGCGGCCGGCGGTGTGCGCCTGCGCGAGGGCAAGGGTGAGCTGAACCTGTGGCTGACCCTGCGTGATTTCGCGCCGGTGGCGCTGACCACCGATTCGGACCTGCGGGACGTGCGTATCGATGGCGCCCCGATGCCGGGCGTGGCAGTACCCCAGCTGCAGCTGCAACGGTTGCATGCACGCCTGCGCTGGCAGCGCCAGGCTGATGGCTGGGCGTTGCAGGTGCCGCGCCTGCGCCTGAAAACCGAAGAGGGCGAGCAGCAGCTCGATGGCCTGCAGCTGCAGCTTGGCAAGCAGCTGCGGGTCCGTTCTGGCGAAGTGCAGGCCGGCACCGCGCTGCGTGCGCTGGCCTTGAGCGATCGTCTTGACCCGGGCCTGCGTCGCTGGCTGTTCCTGTCCAGGCCGCAGCTGGATGTGCGCGAGTTGCAGCTGGCGGGCGAACGCGATGGCCCGCTGTGGGCGCAGGGTGAACTGCAGTCGCTGGGCTTCGCCAGCGTGGGCAATTCGCCCGGCCTGCGCGGCCTGGGCGGGCGCTTCGAAGGCGACGCGGATGGCTTCAGCCTGCAGCTGCAACCGCAACGCCAGCTGCAGTTCGATTGGCCGACCGGCTTCGGCGTGCGCCACGATCTGCACCTGGCGGGCCAGGTGGTGGGCTGGCGCGATGAAGGCGGTGGCTGGCGCATCGGAACGCCGGCCATGCGCGTGGAAGGTACCGACTATGCGGCCGACGTGCGCGGTGGCGTCTGGTTCCAGGGCGACGGTACGCGGCCGTGGCTGCAGCTGGCCGCCAAGCTGGACGACGTGCCGATGACCGCAGCCAAGCGCTTCTGGATCCACTCCAAGATGAGCAAGGGCGCCACCGACTGGCTGGACATGGCGCTGGCCGGCGGCCAGGTGCGCAATGGCATCGGCCTGGTCAGTGGCGACCTGGACGATTGGCCGTTCGACAACAACGACGGCCGCTTCGAGGCCACCGGCCATATCACCAAGGGCGACATCCGTTTCCAGCACGATTGGCCGTTGATGAGCCAGGTCGACGCCGATATCGCCTTCATCGGCCCCGGCTTCGACATGCACGGGCGCGGCGACCTGGCCGGCGTGGCGGTACAGACGTTCGAGGCGGGCATCCAGGATTTCGGGCAGCAGCCGCTGTACGTGCGTGCCGATGCGCAGAGCGACGCCGGCAGACTGCTGGCGATGTTGCGGCAGAGCCCGCTGCACAAGGATTATGGCGACACCCTGGACAACCTCACCGCTGCCGGCCCGGCGCATGTGACCTTCGATCTGCTGCAGCCACTGCACCACGATGAAGGTGGCGGCCACCTGCAGGGGACGGTCGATCTGGCCGGCGTGAAGCTGGTCGACAAGCGCTTCCAGCTCGCCTTCGACAACATGCACGGGCAGGCGCGCTACAGCAATGGCGGTTTCGATGCCGAGGCACTGTCGGTGCGCCACCTCGGCCAGGACGGTCGCCTGAGCCTGCGTGCCGGTGGCTACGTGCACGACAGCACGCGGGCCTTCGAGTCGCAGCTGACGGCCCATCTTGATGCCGGCGTACTGATCGACCGCGCGCCGGAGATGGCCTGGCTCAAGCCCTACATCACCGGAACTTCGCCGTGGACCATCGCGGTCAACCTGCCCAGGGCGGCTCCAGGGGCGCCTGCGCCGCCCAGCGAGCTGCGGTTGAGCTCCGATCTTGTCGGCACCCGGCTGGACCTGCCGGCACCGTTGGACAAACCGGCTGCCGAACCATTGGCGACCACGGTGGCTGCACAGCTGCCGATGGGGGCCGGCCGCATCGACGTGGCGTTCGGGCAGCGCCTGGCGCTGGCCGCACGCAGCCACAACAACCAGACCGGTGTGCAGGTGACGCTTGGCAGCGACCACGTCGACCGCGAGCCGCCGCCGAGCGGATTGACCGTCAATGGCCGCAGCCCGACCCTGGATGCGCTGGAGTGGATCAGCCTGGCGCGGGGTGGCAGTGACGACGATGCCATGCCGCTGCGTGCGGTCGACGTGCAGGTCGGCCAGCTGAAGCTGATCGGTGGCGTGTTCGAACAGACCCGGTTGCAGCTGCGCCCGGGCGCGCAGGCACTGGATGTGCGTCTGGATGGCCCGTCGCTGGCCGGGCGCCTGACCGTCCCCAATGCAGACGGCGGCACCATCAGTGGCCAGCTCGACCGCGTGCATTGGCAGTCACTGCCGGCGGCTCCGGGTGCGCCGGCCACACCGGCACGGGTACAGGCCGGCGCCAACGACATGGACCCGGCCAAGCTGCCGCCGTTCGCGCTGGACATCGCCGACCTGAAGTTCGGCAAGGTGGTGCTGGGCCAGGCGGTACTGCGCACGCGCCCGCTGGCCAATGGCCTGAACGTGGACGAGCTGCGCTTCCGTGCGCCGGACCAGGAGATCGACATCAGCGGCCGCTGGCTGGGCCGTACCGGTGGTGCCCGTACCGAGCTGACCGCGCAGGTGCGCAGCGAAGACCTGGGTGGGTTGATGCAGAACCTCGATTACGGTGGCCAGCTGCGTGGCGGTTCCGGCCAGGCGCAGCTGCAGGCCTCGTGGAGTGGGGGGCCGTCGGACTTCCAGCTGGGCAACCTGCAGGGCAGCCTCGACCTGCACGCGCGCAATGGCCAGCTGCTGGAGCTGGATCCGGGCGCCGGCCGCGTGCTGGGCCTGCTCAGCGTCGCGCAGCTGCCGCGGCGGCTGATGTTCGATTTCCGCGACTTCTTCTCCAAGGGCTTTGCGTTCAACCAGATCGACGGCAGCATGCAGTTCGGCCAGGGCATGGCGCGCACCGACAAGGTGCTGATCGAAGGCCCCGCGGCCAACATCACCATCCGTGGCCAGGCCGACCTGCGCAACCAGCAGTTCGACCAGACCATCGACGTCAACCCGCGCGCGGGCAACCTGCTGACCGTGGTCGGTGCGGTGGCCGGTGGCCCGGTGGGCGCCGCGCTGGGCGCGGCAACCAATGCGGTATTGTCCAAACCGCTGGGCGAGATTGGCGCCCGTACCTACAAGGTGACCGGTCCATGGAAGGAGCCGAAGGTGGAAGTGATCGAGCGCAGCCGCGACAAGACCCCATCACCGCCCGAGCCGGCACCTGCACCGGCCATTCCGCCGACCGTCACCGACCTGCCGCGCTCGCGTTGA